The Aliiroseovarius pelagivivens DNA segment CGTTTGGTTGCTGATATAATTTCAGGAAACCACACCAACAACGATATTCGCCCCTTTGAGCCAATGCGCTTTGCAGCGGGCAAATAACCAAGATCAACAAAAAAGTAACCTAGGGAGAGAACGATGAAACCACTAAACAAGACATTAAGTACGACCGCCATGACTGTGGCGCTGGCAATCGCAGGATCTGCCGCATCTGCAGAGCAATGGGACATGCCAATGGCATATGCCGCAACAAATTTCCATTCGGAGATGGGTGTCGTGTTTGCGGACAAAGTTCGCGAATACACCAGCGGCGAGATTGACATCACGGTTCACCCAGGCGGCTCGCTTTTCAAGGGCGGCGAGATCAAACGCGCGGTCCAAACAGGTCAGGCGCCCATTGGCGAACGCTTCATGTCTGCTCATGCCAATGAAGCCCCGCTTTTGGGCTGGGACAACCTGCCATTCATAGCGACAACCTATGAAAACAACGACAAGCTTTGGGCGGCTGCCAAAGACAAGGTGAATGCACAGCTGTCCGATCTCAACCTTGTGGCGTTGTACACCTGTCCATGGCCTGGGCAGGGCTTCTATTTCAAGAAAGAAGTCATGTCGTCTAAGGACACCCAAGGCGTGAAGTTCCGCTCGTACAACACAGCCACCGCCACCTTTGCTGAAGAACTTGGCATGATCCCCGTTCAGGTTGAAGCTGCAGAGCTTAGCCAAGCGTTGGCCACAGGTGTAGCAGAGTCGTTCATCTCGTCAGGCTCAACGGGCTATGACCGGAAGGTGTGGGAAAACTTGACCCACTATTACAAAGTGAACGCATGGCTTCCGCGCAACTATGTCATGGTTAACAAAGGCGTCTGGGATGGGCTGAGTGCAGATATGCAAGCAAACGTCCAGAAGGCCGCCGATGAAACGGGCACTGCATGCGCGGCCAAGTCGGCAGAGCTTGCCAACTGGTATTTCGAACAGCTGGAAGCCAACGGCATGAAGGTCGAAGACGCGGGTCCCGAGTTCCTTGCCGAGCTTGAAACCATTGGTGCGAAAATGACAGCTGATTGGCTCGCAGAAGTTGGCGAGGATGGCCAAGCTATCCTTGACGCCTACAACGCCAACTAAGCCCAATGGTAGCGGCCTCACTCAAAGCGAGGCCGCTACCAAACTGAATTCAGGGGAATTTCCATGCGAGACTGGCAACCATTTCTAGGGCTTCCCTTATGGGTCTGGCTCTTTGTGCTTCCAGCGCTTTTAGCGCTCTATTGTCTTTGGCAGGGACCAAAAGCCGTCGCGCTTCTGTCACCTATTTGGAGGCTACTCGATAGACTCTACAAGGCCGCTGGCGTGCTTGCTGCATGCTTTATGGTGGTGATCTTGCTGCTGATTGTCGGCCAGATGATTGCCCGTTGGTCCAGCCTCACCTTTCCCGGATCGACCGAATACGCAGGCTACGCCATGGCTGCGACATCCTTTTTCGCCCTGGCTTACACATTGACGCAGGGGGGGCATATCCGCGTGTCTGTTTTGCTTAATCTCAATAGGCACACCGAGTTTTGGCTTGATGCAGTGGCGATGTTCATTGCGGCCATCACTGCCACATATTTTGCGCGTTACGCGATCAAGACCAACATCATGTCAGAGATGCTGAATGATCGAACGCAAGGACAGGATTTCGTCCCGGAATGGCTGCTGACATTCTTCTCCATGTTCGCCAATTCCCCAGCAAAATGGGGTGAGATGTGGGCAAAGACAGGGTCGGAATGGGTGTACACACCCGTTTGGTTGCCACAGCTGCCGATGTCGATTGGTACCGTGCTTTTGGCAATCGCAATCTGGGATTACCTGACACGACTTCTTGCGCATCGTAAAAGTCAAATTCACGGGGAGGTTCTGGAATGAGCGAACTATACGCCACAGCGATTTTCCTTTTTGTCCTTTTTGCGCTTTTAGGGGGTTCCGTTTGGATCGGGCTTGCACTGATGGGTGTGGCTTGGGTTGGTATGGAGCTGTTCACATCGCGCCCAGCCGGCGATGCGATGATCACCACAATCTGGACAGGCGCTTCAAGCTGGACCCTCACGGCCCTACCGCTGTTCATCTGGATGGGTGAAATCTTGTATCGAACGCGATTATCCCAAGATATGTTCCGCGGGCTTGCACCCTGGATGCGCTTCTTGCCCGGCGGCCTGTTGCACACCAACATCGCGGGTTGCACGATCTTCGCGGCTGTTTCTGGGTCATCTGCGGCGACGCTTAATATGGTCGGCAAAATGTCCATCCCCGAGCTGCGCAAACGTGGTTACCCAGAGTATATGATCATCGGAACATTGGCGGGTGCAGCGACGCTTGGGCTAATGATCCCACCGTCACTTACACTGATCGTATACGGCGTTACGATCAATGAAAGCATCACCAAGCTTTTCATGGCGGGTGTCTTTCCCGGCCTCGTCTTGGCTGGACTTTTCATGCTCTACATCATGGCCTGGCACTTCATTTACAAAGAGCAGCGCCCCGAACCAGAACCCCCGATGCCATTTGGCAAACGGCTCTCCGAAAGCCGCTTTCTGCTGCCGCTCTTCGGTCTCGTGTTCGTAGTCATTGGCTCGATGTATCTTGGCTATGCCACCGCCACTGAAGCCGCTGCTGTTGGTGTTCTTGGGGCGCTTGCCCTCTCGGCCATGCAAGGTTCGCTTGATTGGAAGACATTCCAAGGCAGTTTGATGGGGGCAACGAAAACCTCGGCCATGATCGCATTTATCCTGATGGGAGCAGCGTTCTTGTCGCTCTCGATGGGCTTCACGGGCTTGCCGCGTGCGTTGGCCGAACTGATTGAAAGCTATAATCTATCGCCGGTGGCCCTGATCGCAGTGTTGACGGTGTTCTACTTGATACTCGGGATGTTCATGGATGGGCTATCGTCCGTGGTTTTGACAATGGCGATTGTCGAACCGATGATCCGCGCCGCTGGCATTGATGTGATCTGGTTTGGGATCTTCCTTGTTGTTGTTATCGAAACCGCGCAAGTTACGCCGCCCATCGGCTTCAACCTTTTCGTGCTGCAGGGAATGACCCGCCACGATATCGGATACATCGCCAAGACAGCGATCCCGATGGTTGGCCTTATGCTGCTTATGGTGGTTATCCTGGTGATCTGGCCCGAACTGGCCACATGGCTGCCCGAAAACATCCGCCAAGGTCCGGGCCGCTAAGCCCGGATGCTTCACGCGCTTGGGTTCGTTGCGCGCTACGGGCGCTTTGTTCTTGTAATAGGACTGATCGCCGGGCTTGTGTTGCCCGGCGTAGCCTTGGCCCTTCGCCCGTGGCTTAGCGAACTAGTGCTGCTTTTGTTGTTTCTTACTGCGTTTCGCGTCGGTCTGCCGTCAGCACTTGAGGGACTTACCCAAACCCGTAATACGTTTGGAATTGTGCTGGTCTATCAACTGGTATTGCCGCTGCTTTGCATCGCCCTCTTTGCAATCTTCGGTCTTGCACACAGCCCAGTGGCCATTGCGTTAACGCTCATGCTTGCCGCTCCGTCTTTGACTGCAAACCCGAACATGGCGGTCCTGCTGGGCCAAGCACCCGAGCCGGCCTTTCGGTTGCTCATTCTTGGTACATTGGTCCTGCCGATTACGATTATTCCCATCTTTTGGTCCTCACCCGCGTTGGGAAACCTGACGGAAGCGGTTCATGCAGCCTTGCGCCTTGGTCTTTCGATCTGCGTGACCATCGTGTTGGCGTTCTCGCTTCGTGCGATCATTCGGCCCGAGATGCGGAAGCCTGAAGTCCAAGCGCTGGATGGGCTTACGTCGCTGGCTTTGGTCGTCATCGTGATCGGACTTATGAGCGCCGTGGCACCGGCCTTGTCGACAGCCCCTTGGACGCTCGTGAAATGGCTTCTTGTGGCAATGGCGGCCAACCTTGGCTTGCAGGCACTGTCATATGTAGGGTTGCGCCGGTTTGGATCAAAGCACAGTGCGGCACCCATGGCTTTGGTGGCTGGAAATCGCAACGTTGCACTTTTCCTTGTCGCATCATCGGCCACTCAAACAGACGAGTTCCTTTTGTTTCTGGGGTGCTACCAGTTCCCCATGTATTTAACCCCAATCCTCATGCGCCCGCTTTTGGGGCACCCAGGTAGTAGCGAAAAGTTGAGGTGAAATTAGGCCCTGTCCTCGCTTTGAGATTATTCAGAGCCCAGGTAAGCAAGGCGCAATACCAATGAAGGGCAATCGGGCAGCGACCGCTGTGATGACCTGATTACCTCAAAGTGGATATTGGCGCAGCCGCAGCGAATGGCTGCTTCCCACCCAAATTTCCGAAT contains these protein-coding regions:
- a CDS encoding TRAP transporter substrate-binding protein codes for the protein MTVALAIAGSAASAEQWDMPMAYAATNFHSEMGVVFADKVREYTSGEIDITVHPGGSLFKGGEIKRAVQTGQAPIGERFMSAHANEAPLLGWDNLPFIATTYENNDKLWAAAKDKVNAQLSDLNLVALYTCPWPGQGFYFKKEVMSSKDTQGVKFRSYNTATATFAEELGMIPVQVEAAELSQALATGVAESFISSGSTGYDRKVWENLTHYYKVNAWLPRNYVMVNKGVWDGLSADMQANVQKAADETGTACAAKSAELANWYFEQLEANGMKVEDAGPEFLAELETIGAKMTADWLAEVGEDGQAILDAYNAN
- a CDS encoding TRAP transporter small permease: MRDWQPFLGLPLWVWLFVLPALLALYCLWQGPKAVALLSPIWRLLDRLYKAAGVLAACFMVVILLLIVGQMIARWSSLTFPGSTEYAGYAMAATSFFALAYTLTQGGHIRVSVLLNLNRHTEFWLDAVAMFIAAITATYFARYAIKTNIMSEMLNDRTQGQDFVPEWLLTFFSMFANSPAKWGEMWAKTGSEWVYTPVWLPQLPMSIGTVLLAIAIWDYLTRLLAHRKSQIHGEVLE
- a CDS encoding TRAP transporter large permease — translated: MSELYATAIFLFVLFALLGGSVWIGLALMGVAWVGMELFTSRPAGDAMITTIWTGASSWTLTALPLFIWMGEILYRTRLSQDMFRGLAPWMRFLPGGLLHTNIAGCTIFAAVSGSSAATLNMVGKMSIPELRKRGYPEYMIIGTLAGAATLGLMIPPSLTLIVYGVTINESITKLFMAGVFPGLVLAGLFMLYIMAWHFIYKEQRPEPEPPMPFGKRLSESRFLLPLFGLVFVVIGSMYLGYATATEAAAVGVLGALALSAMQGSLDWKTFQGSLMGATKTSAMIAFILMGAAFLSLSMGFTGLPRALAELIESYNLSPVALIAVLTVFYLILGMFMDGLSSVVLTMAIVEPMIRAAGIDVIWFGIFLVVVIETAQVTPPIGFNLFVLQGMTRHDIGYIAKTAIPMVGLMLLMVVILVIWPELATWLPENIRQGPGR